The following are from one region of the Lujinxingia vulgaris genome:
- a CDS encoding alpha/beta fold hydrolase has product MRKEGERPTNWLILRGLAREQRHWGPFVDIFEAKVPGSRVHTLDLPGVGTECERESPTTVAGIVGDLRRRLLPLREQHEGAWGLLGVSLGGMVTMKWGELHPEDFARLVIINSSAGNLNGPLRRLNARILPDMVRAMVDPDPVERERRILNFTSALIEDREIVARQAARFAEDAPIRRRNVLKQLVAAATFKAPQALGVPALVLGAGGDAMVDPRCAWTLARHLGAQLHVHPTAGHELPLDDPEWVAKQVESWC; this is encoded by the coding sequence ATGCGTAAGGAAGGCGAACGTCCGACGAACTGGCTGATTCTGCGCGGGCTGGCTCGCGAGCAGCGCCACTGGGGGCCTTTTGTCGATATCTTCGAGGCGAAGGTGCCCGGCTCGCGAGTACACACCCTGGATTTGCCGGGGGTGGGCACCGAGTGTGAGCGGGAGAGCCCGACGACGGTGGCGGGCATCGTGGGCGATTTGCGCCGGCGTCTTTTGCCCCTGCGCGAGCAGCACGAGGGGGCCTGGGGCCTTCTGGGCGTCTCGTTGGGCGGCATGGTCACCATGAAGTGGGGGGAATTGCACCCCGAGGATTTTGCTCGCCTCGTCATCATCAACTCCAGCGCCGGCAACCTCAACGGCCCGCTGCGACGCCTCAACGCCCGAATTCTGCCCGATATGGTGCGGGCGATGGTTGACCCGGACCCGGTGGAGCGGGAGCGCCGCATCCTCAACTTCACCTCCGCGCTGATTGAGGACCGCGAGATCGTGGCCCGGCAGGCCGCCCGCTTCGCCGAAGATGCCCCGATCCGCCGCCGCAATGTGCTCAAGCAGCTTGTAGCCGCGGCCACGTTTAAGGCCCCGCAAGCGCTCGGCGTGCCGGCGCTGGTGCTGGGCGCCGGGGGCGATGCGATGGTCGATCCGCGCTGCGCATGGACGCTGGCCCGGCACCTGGGCGCGCAGCTGCACGTGCATCCGACCGCCGGCCATGAGCTGCCGCTCGATGATCCGGAGTGGGTGGCGAAGCAGGTGGAAAGTTGGTGCTGA
- a CDS encoding class I SAM-dependent methyltransferase: MSSAESERFWDRRARKYAKGTIGDVEGYERTLERTREHLRPGGSVLELGCGSGSTALLLAEHAGRYLATDISAEMIAIANEKLAETPVSGLAFQKATAESLAGEEARFDVVLGFNYLHLAGDLGETLAHVRELLVPGGLFISKTPCVLDMNPLVRLAVRVMQALGKAPGVSRVSERGLKQAMGEAGFEVVVCERHASKGRDDRPFIVAKRV; the protein is encoded by the coding sequence ATGAGTAGCGCAGAGTCGGAGCGCTTCTGGGATCGGAGAGCGCGCAAGTATGCGAAGGGCACGATCGGGGATGTGGAGGGGTATGAGCGTACGTTGGAGCGCACGCGCGAGCATCTTCGTCCCGGGGGGAGCGTGCTGGAGCTGGGGTGTGGGAGCGGCTCGACCGCGCTTTTGCTGGCTGAGCACGCCGGGCGTTATCTGGCGACGGATATCTCCGCCGAGATGATCGCGATTGCTAACGAGAAGCTTGCGGAGACGCCGGTGTCGGGCCTGGCGTTTCAGAAGGCTACCGCTGAATCGCTCGCTGGCGAGGAGGCGCGCTTTGATGTGGTGCTGGGGTTTAATTACCTGCATCTGGCCGGCGATCTGGGGGAGACCCTGGCGCATGTTCGAGAGTTGCTGGTGCCGGGGGGACTTTTTATCTCCAAGACCCCCTGCGTGCTCGATATGAACCCGCTGGTGCGCCTGGCGGTGCGGGTGATGCAGGCCCTGGGGAAGGCGCCGGGGGTAAGTCGCGTCTCGGAGCGGGGGTTGAAGCAGGCGATGGGGGAGGCGGGGTTTGAGGTGGTCGTGTGTGAGAGGCACGCGTCGAAGGGCAGAGATGATCGTCCGTTTATTGTGGCGAAGAGGGTGTGA